The Parabacteroides timonensis sequence GGAAATACAGCATTGGCGCAAGAGATGGCGTTTGAAGCTTTTGCAACCGCAATAGGAGAGGGCAATCCCCGTATATTGAAAAGACTGGTACAAACTAATCTCATTTATGGGGAATATCCGGTGGCGGAAAAATATATAAATGTACTGGAAAGGACTAGTTGTTATAGCTCTTGGGCGAATGAGCAACGTCCTTTTTTATATAATGATGCCGAGGTAGAAAAAGACCCGGTCCTGGGGCCTATGCGTAAAAGTTTACCCAAAGATAATTATTTGTCGGAATTGAATAATATGGAGAAAGATTTGCGGGTTATAGCCGAAACTAATCCATCAAACAGGAATGCAATTGAATATCTTGGGCTTTTTTATTTGATGTCCAAGGATATGGCCGGCTTTAAGGGTATGGTGGAGCATTATTATGGTACAGATGTTTTACCAGCATTGCCTAAATCGTTTCAGGAAGCAGTGATTACCTTATCGGAGGCTGAACCTGATTACTGGAAGCGTTTTAATATTTCTCCTTCGGTAGTGCAACGTTTTGCTGAATATAAAAAACAAGTTTTGGCAAATAGGAGTAATGCGAATGCACTGCCCGGGTTAATGCGAAGAGCCTACGGAGATACTTACTGGTTTTATTTTATGTTTAAATAATCGGATGAATATGAAGGGAAATTATAAGTATATCATGTTGCTGGCTATGTTTATGTCCTGTTCGGATGCGGTTCAGGTTAGCGATAGGTTAAGTGAAAAGCCTGCAATTAGTCCGGATTATACTGATGTTACTATTCCGGCGAATATCGCTCCATTAAACTTTTCATTGACAACTCAATATGAAGAGGCACGTATGATTTTATCTTCGGCTGACCGGAAGATTGAGGTTAAAGCCAAAGGAAATCAGTTTGTAATTCCTTCTTCCAAATGGAAGACGCTTTTACAGTCTACCGCCGGTAATGCGGTAGATGTGATCGTTCAGGCGAAAGAAAAAGGTAAGTGGATCGAATATGCTCCTTTTAAATTATATGTGGCAACGGACCCCATCGATCCTTATATTGCCTATCGTTTAATTGCCCCTGGATATACTTTGTGGAATAGGATGGGGCTTTATCAGCGTAATCTGGAAAACTATACGGAAACAGCCATCATTGAAAATAAGATGAGTGGCCGGAATTGTGTGAATTGCCATTCTTTCTGTATGCAGAATCCGGATAAGATGCTTTTCCACATGCGTGAAACGTATCCTGGAACCATACTGGTTGACGGAGATAAAATAGAAAAGTTGAATACCAAAACGGAACAAACCGTTTCTTCATTAGTATATCCCTCCTGGCATCCTTCGGGAAAATATGTCGCATTTTCTGTAAATAATACAAAACAGGGATTCCATATGAACGACAGGAACCGGATCGAAGTATTTGATGAAACTTCGGATGTCGTAGTGTATGATGTGGAAAAGCACGAGATAGTGACTACCGGAAAGTTATTTTCGAAGGATGCTTTTGAAACTTTCCCCACTTTTTCTCCGGATGGAAAAACACTTTATTTCTGTACGGCTGGTGCACGTCCTATTCCGCAGGAGTATTCTGAGATCAAATATAGCTTGTGCTCTATTTCTTTCGATCCGGATACCCGGAGCTTCGGTTCTGTAGTAGATACATTATATAATGCAAATATAAAAGGGCAAAGTGCTTCTTTTCCACGTGTCTCACCGGATGGAAACTATTTGATGTATACGGTATCTGGTTATGGTAATTTTTCTATTTGGCACAAAGATGCTGACTTGTATATGGCGGATCTTGCCACAGGCGAAAGTATACCTTTAGATATATTGAATAGTGATGATGTGGAAAGTTATCATTCCTGGAGCAGTAACAGCCGTTGGGTTATATTCAGTAGTCGTCGGATTGATGGGTTATATACACGGCCGTATATCGCTTATGTCGGTAAGGATGGAAAAGCCTGTAAGCCATTTTTATTGCCTCAGAAAGATACAGAGTTTTATGATCAATTTATGATGTCATATAATATTCCGGAGTTTATCACCGGAAAGGTGAAAGTAGGAGGTAGGGTATTAGGTCTGAAGGCGAAAGAAGATAAAGGGATTGATGTGAAGTTTGCGAAATAATTTACGACTGGCCGTAACAGTCCGTTTACGATGGTTGTATAAACGAAGATACGATGACCGTATGAACTAATATACGACCATCGTATCTTCCCTTATAGGATGACCGTATAAGCTAATATATGGTCATCCTGTTTTTTGTAGAAACTTATCGGCTACCGCCTGCCCACCAAACGGGTTCTGTATATACATACTGACCGTCACCATAAGCAGCTTTTACTTCCGGATTCGTAGTCGTGTCGCTGTTACCGTACGGACAACGCAGGGGGAATTTAGCTTTGTTTTTTAATGTGATGAGTTCTTCACCCATTGCTTTCAGACGACGGACGTCGTTATAAGCTTCAACGGCTTCACCATTAGCACCCCATAAAGCGATGTATTTCTGAATCATTGTTTCTTTCAACGGATTTGTTGTAAATAAAGCTTTCACGTTGTTGTCAAAATAAGCTTCAGCGTCAGCTGTCGTAATAGCGGGAGCAGCGTTTGTAAGATCTTCACCCATATATTTTTCTGCTGACTGGATAGCAACTTCTGCATTTGCGATACCGGCTACAACGGCATCTTTCAATGTCGCTTCTGCTTCATCGATGCGGTTTAATCTGCACAATGCTTCAGCTTTTAAGAACAACACTTCGTGATAACTTAACAGTATACTCGGAGCTGTTTGGGCGAACATATACATAGATACACTGTATTTGTCTTGCGACTCTACCGGTGTACCGTTCGGAGCCAGCAACTCTTTGTCTTTCTTTAGATCTGTGATCATTTCGTAGCTGTCGCCGACTGTAACGAATGCGCGGTTCATACGCGGGTCGTTTCTTTCGATCAGCTTGTCTGCCATGCTTTGGCTACCGGCAAGGGCCCAGCGTGCATCGAAGAAACCGAATAACGGGTTGATGTTATTGCTGCTGTAGATATTGAATGCAGCCTGTTCTCCGGCAGATGTAAATGATTTGGATACATATTCCAATACTTTTTCCATATCTGCATTTACACTGCTTGAGCGATTGATCAGATGCATAGTGTAACGGGCTTTCAAACCATAAGCCAGTTTTAACCATTTTGCAGCACTAGCCTGATAAAGTAAGTCATGGTCTCCCATAGGGCCGGATGCGTGCAGGTCTTTTCCCTGTAAATCGGCGATAGCATCGTCCAGGCTTTTCATCACTCCGGCATAGATATCTTCCTGTTTGTCTACTTTGGGGTTCATGTATGTCGGTGTTCCGTCAGGATTGATCAAAGCAGCTTCACTCCAGGGAGTATCACCGAACATATCGGCCAAGATGGCTGAATTGTAAGCAACCAGAACTTCTGCAATACCTTTGGTAACCAAATTTCCTTCCTGTTCTCCACCTTCCGAACATTTGTTGACAGCAATACGTGCATTTCTTAAAGCGGTATAAACGTTCGACCATACATTATTAAATGTTGCAGATGCCGAAGGTTCTCCGTTACGTATTTCTGCACGGTATAACTGATTGTGCACTCCGACTTCCTGTTCGATATATGCAGAACCGTAGATGGAAAAATCACCGCCTACATTTGAGAATGCAGTAGATGTAATTACATCAGCCAGGATAAATTTAGCCTGTACATTTTGTGTGTGGTTCGGGTCTTTATTCACCTTATCCATCATATCTTCCGAACAACCAGTCAGAGAAGCCAATAGAATACCCGCACCCAAGAGGCCTTTTGATATATTATTTAATGTTTTCATATTCTATCTTTTAAATAATTAAAATTTGACATTCAGACCGAATCCATAGCTGGCAGTACCCGGTAGTGAGAAACGCTCGAAAGCACCGGCCATATTGTTGTTACCCTGAGTCGCTTCCGGGTCAAATCCTTTCAATTGTGACCAAACGATGATGTTACGTGCAAATACACTCAGGTTGACTTTCAACCAACTCTTGTCTAATACCGGATAACTTACTGCTAGTTCGCGTAACTTGATGAATGAGTTGTCATAGATCATAGACTCGTCAACATTATTTATTGCAGAGAAATAATCGGCTGCATCTTCACCTTTGATCTGAATGTCGTTAGGAGCATATCCGGTTACATTACCGTTGGCATCTTTCACTTCTTTCACTGCAGGCAGTTCGAATAAGAAAGATTCTGAACTACGGAAATCGCCAGACTTTTTGCTGGTTCCGTAATAGTCGAGCATACCGGCAGTACCGCAATACATTTGTCCACCCTGTTTCCAGTCGAATACAGCAGATATACGGAATTTATACAATTCGATATTTGTATTGAAGCCCAGGCGGAAATCTGGAGCCACTTTACCGATAACACGTTCTTCACCTGCCTGTGGCATACCGTTTTCGTCCACGACAATCTGTCCAGCTTCGTTACGCAAATATCCTACACCGTAAACAACCGGGAACTTATCGCCGATGCCGGCACGAACCTGCGGTGTAACGAAACCACCCAACATGATGCTATTTACACCCGGAGCCAACTCATCGACATAGTTGTCGATTTTAGAGAAGTTGAATGCAAAGTCAAGTTTGAAGTCTTTCGTATTAACCGGAGCTACGGTCAATGTAAACTCATGAGCATTGGTATGTATTTTACCACCATTTGTCATCAAGCTGTTGGAACCTGTTGATCCGGCCAAAGGAACTTCAAATATTTGGTCTTTTACGTTCTGGCGAGAGAATGTATAACTCAAGCCGAATAGACCGTTCAGGAAAGTCAGGTCGGCACCCAATTCGTATGATTTTGTATTCTGAGGTTTCAGATTCGGATCATACACTCTGTAATGCGGAACATAAGCCATTACGCCTCCCAGCGGATACATGATCGGTGTACCTGAGAAGAAGCCGCCACCGTATGATGGAGTATAATAGTAAGAAGGCATATAATCGCCTGCCTGTCCAACTTCAGCATAAGAAGCACGAATCTTACCGAAAGTCAGGATATCATTTTTCAGCGGTTCCAGTTCGGTGAATACCCATCCGAGAGAAACAGAAGGATAGAAGAATGAGCGGTTGTCGCGAGGCATAGACGATACGATATCGTTACGTCCTGTTACATTCAGGTAAAGCATATTTCTCCAGGCTAACGACAAGTTACCGAAGAAACCGACTGTACGGTTCTTTTTGTATTTGTTTTCAACAGATACGGAAGAAGCATTATTGATATGGTTCCAACCCGGGAAGTTGAAAGGTGTTCCGTAAGAATAAGAATAGTTTGACTTACGTTCTACGATTTCATTACCAAGCAAAGCGTCAAATACAAGTTCTTCATTGATATTCCATGAATAAGCAGCAGTTAACAATGAGTTCATTTCATTGATTGAATAATGATATTCGCTGGCTTCACCTTGTCCGGCTGCATGTCCGTAACCATAAATATCAGAATAGTTGGTAGTGTAAGCATCGTCTCCCAGCTGATATTTAACATCCAGTTTATGATTTTCAGTATCAAACTTTGTAGAGTAATTCACATAAGCGTTACCGAAGAAACGTTGTGTACGCTCTGTAAATTTGTTGTTGTCGCAAGCCCAATAACCTTGGTCGAACGAACCTTTGCGATAGTTGTTCTGTGTATAGGGGTCACCTTCTACATGAGACGGGATTCCTGCCAGGTCGTAGCTGGGAGGTGCCGGATAAACGGTTGCAGTAATACCAGTATTGGCTCCTGATTGTTTTCTGATCTTTGAAGCAATGAATGTACCGCTGAAACCGGTAGTCCAGTTATTATGCAATTTTGCTTCGGCAGTCATCTTGGCATTGTAGCGATCCATACCTGTGTTGGGAACGATACCGTCGTTTGTCGTGTTACCCAAAGAGAAAGAGTAGTTTCCTTTATCAAAGCCCTGAGCAACGTTTACAGAATTACTCCATGTAACACCTGTGCCAAAGAAGTCCTTTGCATTGTCGTAAGCCTGCGGTGTAGCCCATGGATCCAGTCCGGCTGCAGCACGCTGTGGAACATAGTATTGTCCCTGGTGTAATCCGTTTGCAGTGTAGCTGTTGTTTACATTACCGCCATAAGTCGGGTCATTCGGTAATTCTGAAATTTTAGGACCCCAGCTTAAAGAAGATGTAGGGGAGAAGACACCACCGCTACCCTGTGCATACTCTTTCTGAGCTTCAGGTAAGGTAGAAACAACATCAAAAGCAACGCTTGTATTGAATGTCACTTCCGGTTTTCCTTTACGTGCGCCTTTACCGCTTTTGGTTGTAATAACGATAACACCATTGGAGGCACGCATACCATACAATGCGGATGCAGCCTGACCTTTCAAGATATTGATACTTTCAATATCATTTGGATCAAGGTCGACAGCACGGTTGGCATAGTCTGTACCACTTACACTACCATTGTTCATGACGTCTGTATCAATATCAGACGTTGATGTGATAGGCATACCATCGACAACATATAACGGTGTATTGTTTCCTGTGAAGGAACGTGAGCCACGGATAGTGATTTTAGAAGATGCACCTGGCATACCTGAAGATGGAGTAATATCAACACCGGAAACTTTTCCTTGTAAAGCATTCGCTAAATTAGTACTGGATGCTTTCGTTAATTGATCACCTTTTACATCTTGAACAGCATATCCCAATGCCTTTTTCTCTTTCGAGATACCCATTGCTGTAACAACAATTTCGGAAATGTTCTGAGTATCAGATGCTAATCTGATATTTACAACAGGTTGAACAGAAACTTCTTGGCTTTTCATACCTACGTAAGAAATTACCAGAGTCTTTGCAGAACTAGGTACATCCANCCTGCAATCTTTTTAAAAACAAGCCATAAATTCTTGATTTTTCAACGTCTCCAATATACATTTTCTTTTAACACTTTGGCTGGTACACCAGCAGCCAAAGTGTTTGCAGGGATGTCCCTGCAAACAACTGCCCCGGCAGCAATAATCGCGCCATCACCAATATGTACCCCCTTTTGTATCATTGCATTAGAACCTATCCAAACAGAATTGCCTATTTTTACCGGCAAACATCTTTCTCTTTTTCCGAAGGTATCCCCATGATCATGACCATCCGAATCACGAATAGTTACATTTCGTCCTATCAGCACATTATCCCCTATTGTAATATTTGATTCACACTCCAGATAGGTTCCATCATTCATCATACAATCGCCTATTACTAATCTTGCACCCGAATGAACCACTATATTTACGTCAGCAATCCACAATGTATCAATAACTAAATCACCTGCCAGCCAAATATTACATGACGACCTTTTTTTAAAGGCAGACCTATTTATCAATTCTTTTTCTACAGACAAAAAACCATTTTTAGCAACGGTTATTGTTGATGATTTAGATATCAAAATTTTTTTCCCTGACTTATAATAAGTCCACATTTTAAAAATCGAGGCTATATATAAATACCGTTTAAATCTGGTTATCATATTCGACATGATTAATAATTAGTATATTAATAGAATCTATCTAGATGTTGTATTTCTCGGCACGGTAAACAAAAATGACCACATCGGCTATCTGTAATCTTTTCAAGACAAGCCATTGATGCTTCACCAATCCATACGATACCCTATCAAATCAAAGAATTTATCATTCCATGGCTTGAAAAACTGGGTTAAAGATTGTTTACATTCAACAGGAATCTGTTGAATGTAAACTCCCACATGGGAGTTTTTCAATTCATCTTCTTTCCATGAAAAATGAGAGATACCCAAAAAATCTTCTATTCGATGTAAAGTCTCCTTTTTATGTTTCTTCAATTCTACATTTTCTATAATCAAAATTTGTTCCGGATTAAAATACTGATAATAACGTTCCAATTGATCACTATATAAACCACGCCGTATAAAATCCGGATAGTTGAATGCTGACGGTAAATAAGAACCTGTTTCTCTGATCTTCCGAAATTCTTCTTCTATAAACCAGGAAAAGGGATATTTTACAGGATCTTTCAAATAATCTAAATATTCCTGATCAGGATCTTCTCTAATAGTTATTTTTTTCTGTGCTAACAGACAATGCATATTATATTCAGAAAAAGCACGACTAACTGGTTCACGTACTAAAAAAATCAAACGAGCTGCCGGGTTATGACACCAAATACGTTTCGGAACTTCATCCCGATATACATTTATAGGAGTCGCTTCGAAAAATAAATGCTTCCGGTTCGATTTAAAGACTTTCCTGCCTGAAAACAAAGCTCGTATTTCATTCTCAGTCGGATCTCTATAATTTGCCTTGGTAAATAATAAACTTTCTTTACGAACAGTCCCCACACAATCAGGATGCTTATCCAAATATTCAAACAAAGCTGTTGTTCCAGATTTTTGTGCCCCGATAATAACAAAATCTATCTTTTTTGCTTTTCCACTCAATAGTAAAGACAAAAAGGAGACTTTATTTATTACGATTTTACCGGCACGAAACAGAAAATTCATTCTCATAATCTTATTCTTATTTTTTAATTTATATCACCCTCGGATCATAATCCGTCAGGCAAGTCATCGCCGGGTTATACCGGAACTTGGCCACCCCTGTTGCCCCGTTACGATTCTTTGCCACCATCAGCAGACCTATTCCACGAAGATCTTCCTTCGTTTTCGGATCATAGAAAATGTTGTATTTCTCGGCACGGTAAACGAAGATGACCACATCAGCTATCTGTTCGATCGCTCCCGAGTTGCGCAAGTCGCTCAAAACAGGGAAATGGGGAGCCTGACGATGGTCGCTCTCACGGTTCATCTGTGCCAGCAACACGACAGGGATCTGCATCTCTTCAGCCATCAACTTGATCTTACGGGTTATGTTACCCAACGCCAGATCTGTTGTTTCCTGCAAGTTCGTTTTCGATACCACGATATTGATCAGGTTCAGATAGTCGATGAAAAGCAACGCCAGTTTATTCTGTTTATACAACACCTGCGCCTTGGCACGAATATCTTCCACCGTATCCGAACCGCAATACTCGATCGTGATCGGCAGATGGTCCAGCTCTTTTCGAGCAGCTTCCAGACGAATACGTTCCGATTGGTTCGTTCCTTTAAAGCGTATACGATCGGCATCGATCCCGCTGAGCATCGACAACAGACGCATCACATTATCCTCCTTGCTCATCTCCACACTGAAGAAAGCAACCGCTTTACCCTGGCGGGCTGCCTGTAACGCCATCCACAACGCGACAGCCGATTTCCCCATCGAGGGACGGCCCGGTATCACGATCAACTCGCCCGGATACAAACCGCCTGTCAGCGTATCCAAGTCACGCAGACCGGTACGGATTTGCTTACTTATGCCCGCTTCGCGTTCCGTCTGCTCCTGATATGATTTTTCCAATACGCGGGCGGCCACCTTCCCTGCATCCTCCATCGAAGAGGAACGGGTGAGTTCTCCACGCAGGGAACCGGCAAGCTCCTCCACACCTGCAAGCAACACAGCCACGTCCGCCGAAGGCTGTACAGCCTGCACTTCTTTCTCTCTCAGTCCGTTCACTAGTTGGCGCAGTGTATAACAGCGCACCAGTTCATCGGTATGGATACGGATATGGCTGTCATTGCGCACATCGAGCAACATCTCCGACAAGAATAAAAGTCCGTCCAGCTTTCCATACATGGCAGAGTCCAACCGCCGCATTTCATCTTCAACCGTCAACATATCTACTCCCTTACCGGCTTCTACCAACGACAGGATCGCTTCGTACACAAAGCGGATCCCGCTGTGGCTGAACATCTCTGCACGCAAACGGTCGCGCACGTCGAAGATGGCATCCGGGCTGCTCAGTAGTCCGGCTATAACCGCCTGTTCCATCGGGAGATTCACATTCGGAGTGATCTCCCGTTTTGTTTTCTGTGTGCTTTCCATCAGTTCACCAGTCCTTTCTGTCCGCTATTCGGTTGATAAAAATTCATCGCCTGGCTAAAAATATCTTCACCGGCTTCACTCTCCAAAGGCTGCGCCGGTACCTGCAACTTACCAGCTTCATTGAAAACCGGTATCAACGGCTCATAATCGGTCAGGCAGATCAGTTTATAGCCTGTAAGTTCTTTCACCTGCAAAAAATGACCGACTTCCAAACGTTCCAGGCATTTCTTTACCGACTTGCGACACAAACCCGTCAGACCGGCAATCTCCGAAAAGGTGGTAATCCATTCGCCCGGACGGCAGACATACGTAAATTCATTCAGACAAACCATCCCTTCACGGAAATAAGCAAACGTCTGTACACAAAGCAACACCTGAGCCAGGTGACGCTGTTCCTTGTTCGTGCCGAAAGAAGCTTTCATCACATTTCTCCCTACCCGCAGATAACCGCCCTTACGATAACCCGGTGTCATGTTTTCATTACATTTCGTCATGATTTCTTCGTTTTTTGTGAATAATTAAAGTGTCACAGGCAAAGTCGCACTAAAGTCACATCTGATAGTTATTGATATTCATAACATTCGATCCGGTTACGATCAGTAAGGATTACACCCCCGGTTGCACTCTCTTTAATATAGAATTAATATTATATATAATAAATACAAATAGGGCTGATCAAAAAAAATTGAAAGACTCGCTTGTCCGTTTACCTGATGCCGACAAATATAACGGCAAGCCGCGGTAAGGCGGTTTTGAGTTAAAATCAAGGAAAACAAAGAAAGAACAGCTCATTTCCAACCGATTAATTATTTATTTTTTGAATTGCTTTTGAGAGTATCTCTTAAATAACTCTAAAACATCCTCATATTCCAATAAGTCGCCGTACAAGCCTTGTTGTATACCCAAAAGTTCCATACTCAGATCGAAGGTCAGATACATCATTATGGCCAGTTCGGGAGTCGAACAACCGAACATGTCATTCTTCTGCATGGCTGCCATTATGGCTATAAACAACGGTTTATTATTTACTTTTATCAATGGGATATCAGGAATATCCGGCTGATAACCGAAAAAACTTAAAATGACCGGTTGGTAATATTCGAAAAAGCTTGTTGAAAACTTTTTCCATGACTTTTTTCCTTTTATCGATTCGGAAGTTCGCAAAAATATTGCACATTCAAGAACCTTCGTTTCATAATCGGGCAACTCTGCGATATTTACCCGAAAAACAGGAAAAGACAACTGATCTCCTCCCGACATGACATAAAAATTTTTTATTCATACAAATTTATTTTTATGGTCGGAAACGAGCTGCTTTATTTCATTTTAACAGATTATTTCTGGGAAAAAAGTCCGGTCTTTTGATTTTAAAAGTCCCTTATTTTGAAATCAAAAGTCCCGTCTTAACATTTCAAAACACCCTTATTTTATCCGTCTGTTGAGGGTTGTTAATTTTCTTTCAACCTTTCTATATCCTTTACAAACAGGACTATTATAGTATGATACCATTGATTTCTTTAAAGCAATATAGCCTCGATTGCAGCCGTATTCCGTATGTCGATAAGCTTCGTCGATCGGCTGATCAAAAATATGACGAAAAAAGGCTTTCTCCTTTTCCATTTCAATCTCATAAAACTCTTCGAAACTATTCCCATACGGCCAAAACGGAGTCATTACTTTCTCCAGATAAGCCGTATCGTCCTTATCCAAACGGATAATCTCTTCTACGGCTTCTTCAACAGAAGAAAATTGCATAAGATTAACAAACGAGTTCGGATGGTAATCCGAACTGATATTGGGGTTGCCCCAATAAACCGGCAACGATTGAGCCAGAAAAGGCTCATATATTTTTTCTGTCGTATATCCCCGGATACTGGAATTTTCGATCGCCAATGAAAACTTATACTCTCTTTGAAAAGAAAGCTTATCTTTTACTCTCTCTCCCATATTGTTCAGAAAAGCGCCTCCGGAGTCGATCCGCTTATATTTAGATAATTCCTTGAATATTCTTTCGCGATAAGGAAAAGCATTGTCGTTATTGGAATACACGAAATTACAAAATTTGCGATTCAACAATTCATCCGGTGTCAGATTAAATTTAACAGCATTTCTACCCTTCTTATACAATGTCAGATAATGATGATAAATCCGGTCTCCGGCTTGAATATCCGAAAGGCAAACGGCATAATCGCATAGATTCAGATCCGGAATTATATTTTCACCGCACCAGAATATTTTTATACAATCGGTATAGAATAGATGATTGTTTCCGAAACAAGAAAAAAATAAATAATCAGGATGTTCTCTATCGATAATAATATCATACTCATCCAATAAAAAGCCTAAATGATATTTGTAATCAGAACCTTCCCAAAAATCAGTAAAATAGCAACGTATCTTCTGTTTCATATCCGTAACCTTTACTTCTCTAAAACAGACATATTCTCACGTGCCAGACGTGGATTCAGTGGCATATACTTGCGAAAGTAAGCAATGGCTGTTTCTTTGTCTCCATCCATCAAAGCCAAAACACCTAAATTATTATAGGCCCGCTGATCTCCTTCCACCTGATTAAAAAAGTAACGGGCC is a genomic window containing:
- a CDS encoding TolB family protein — translated: MKGNYKYIMLLAMFMSCSDAVQVSDRLSEKPAISPDYTDVTIPANIAPLNFSLTTQYEEARMILSSADRKIEVKAKGNQFVIPSSKWKTLLQSTAGNAVDVIVQAKEKGKWIEYAPFKLYVATDPIDPYIAYRLIAPGYTLWNRMGLYQRNLENYTETAIIENKMSGRNCVNCHSFCMQNPDKMLFHMRETYPGTILVDGDKIEKLNTKTEQTVSSLVYPSWHPSGKYVAFSVNNTKQGFHMNDRNRIEVFDETSDVVVYDVEKHEIVTTGKLFSKDAFETFPTFSPDGKTLYFCTAGARPIPQEYSEIKYSLCSISFDPDTRSFGSVVDTLYNANIKGQSASFPRVSPDGNYLMYTVSGYGNFSIWHKDADLYMADLATGESIPLDILNSDDVESYHSWSSNSRWVIFSSRRIDGLYTRPYIAYVGKDGKACKPFLLPQKDTEFYDQFMMSYNIPEFITGKVKVGGRVLGLKAKEDKGIDVKFAK
- a CDS encoding SusD/RagB family nutrient-binding outer membrane lipoprotein translates to MKTLNNISKGLLGAGILLASLTGCSEDMMDKVNKDPNHTQNVQAKFILADVITSTAFSNVGGDFSIYGSAYIEQEVGVHNQLYRAEIRNGEPSASATFNNVWSNVYTALRNARIAVNKCSEGGEQEGNLVTKGIAEVLVAYNSAILADMFGDTPWSEAALINPDGTPTYMNPKVDKQEDIYAGVMKSLDDAIADLQGKDLHASGPMGDHDLLYQASAAKWLKLAYGLKARYTMHLINRSSSVNADMEKVLEYVSKSFTSAGEQAAFNIYSSNNINPLFGFFDARWALAGSQSMADKLIERNDPRMNRAFVTVGDSYEMITDLKKDKELLAPNGTPVESQDKYSVSMYMFAQTAPSILLSYHEVLFLKAEALCRLNRIDEAEATLKDAVVAGIANAEVAIQSAEKYMGEDLTNAAPAITTADAEAYFDNNVKALFTTNPLKETMIQKYIALWGANGEAVEAYNDVRRLKAMGEELITLKNKAKFPLRCPYGNSDTTTNPEVKAAYGDGQYVYTEPVWWAGGSR
- a CDS encoding SusC/RagA family TonB-linked outer membrane protein, whose product is MKSQEVSVQPVVNIRLASDTQNISEIVVTAMGISKEKKALGYAVQDVKGDQLTKASSTNLANALQGKVSGVDITPSSGMPGASSKITIRGSRSFTGNNTPLYVVDGMPITSTSDIDTDVMNNGSVSGTDYANRAVDLDPNDIESINILKGQAASALYGMRASNGVIVITTKSGKGARKGKPEVTFNTSVAFDVVSTLPEAQKEYAQGSGGVFSPTSSLSWGPKISELPNDPTYGGNVNNSYTANGLHQGQYYVPQRAAAGLDPWATPQAYDNAKDFFGTGVTWSNSVNVAQGFDKGNYSFSLGNTTNDGIVPNTGMDRYNAKMTAEAKLHNNWTTGFSGTFIASKIRKQSGANTGITATVYPAPPSYDLAGIPSHVEGDPYTQNNYRKGSFDQGYWACDNNKFTERTQRFFGNAYVNYSTKFDTENHKLDVKYQLGDDAYTTNYSDIYGYGHAAGQGEASEYHYSINEMNSLLTAAYSWNINEELVFDALLGNEIVERKSNYSYSYGTPFNFPGWNHINNASSVSVENKYKKNRTVGFFGNLSLAWRNMLYLNVTGRNDIVSSMPRDNRSFFYPSVSLGWVFTELEPLKNDILTFGKIRASYAEVGQAGDYMPSYYYTPSYGGGFFSGTPIMYPLGGVMAYVPHYRVYDPNLKPQNTKSYELGADLTFLNGLFGLSYTFSRQNVKDQIFEVPLAGSTGSNSLMTNGGKIHTNAHEFTLTVAPVNTKDFKLDFAFNFSKIDNYVDELAPGVNSIMLGGFVTPQVRAGIGDKFPVVYGVGYLRNEAGQIVVDENGMPQAGEERVIGKVAPDFRLGFNTNIELYKFRISAVFDWKQGGQMYCGTAGMLDYYGTSKKSGDFRSSESFLFELPAVKEVKDANGNVTGYAPNDIQIKGEDAADYFSAINNVDESMIYDNSFIKLRELAVSYPVLDKSWLKVNLSVFARNIIVWSQLKGFDPEATQGNNNMAGAFERFSLPGTASYGFGLNVKF
- a CDS encoding acyltransferase — protein: MITRFKRYLYIASIFKMWTYYKSGKKILISKSSTITVAKNGFLSVEKELINRSAFKKRSSCNIWLAGDLVIDTLWIADVNIVVHSGARLVIGDCMMNDGTYLECESNITIGDNVLIGRNVTIRDSDGHDHGDTFGKRERCLPVKIGNSVWIGSNAMIQKGVHIGDGAIIAAGAVVCRDIPANTLAAGVPAKVLKENVYWRR
- a CDS encoding sulfotransferase family protein gives rise to the protein MRMNFLFRAGKIVINKVSFLSLLLSGKAKKIDFVIIGAQKSGTTALFEYLDKHPDCVGTVRKESLLFTKANYRDPTENEIRALFSGRKVFKSNRKHLFFEATPINVYRDEVPKRIWCHNPAARLIFLVREPVSRAFSEYNMHCLLAQKKITIREDPDQEYLDYLKDPVKYPFSWFIEEEFRKIRETGSYLPSAFNYPDFIRRGLYSDQLERYYQYFNPEQILIIENVELKKHKKETLHRIEDFLGISHFSWKEDELKNSHVGVYIQQIPVECKQSLTQFFKPWNDKFFDLIGYRMDW
- a CDS encoding replicative DNA helicase, translating into MESTQKTKREITPNVNLPMEQAVIAGLLSSPDAIFDVRDRLRAEMFSHSGIRFVYEAILSLVEAGKGVDMLTVEDEMRRLDSAMYGKLDGLLFLSEMLLDVRNDSHIRIHTDELVRCYTLRQLVNGLREKEVQAVQPSADVAVLLAGVEELAGSLRGELTRSSSMEDAGKVAARVLEKSYQEQTEREAGISKQIRTGLRDLDTLTGGLYPGELIVIPGRPSMGKSAVALWMALQAARQGKAVAFFSVEMSKEDNVMRLLSMLSGIDADRIRFKGTNQSERIRLEAARKELDHLPITIEYCGSDTVEDIRAKAQVLYKQNKLALLFIDYLNLINIVVSKTNLQETTDLALGNITRKIKLMAEEMQIPVVLLAQMNRESDHRQAPHFPVLSDLRNSGAIEQIADVVIFVYRAEKYNIFYDPKTKEDLRGIGLLMVAKNRNGATGVAKFRYNPAMTCLTDYDPRVI